In Flavobacteriales bacterium, one genomic interval encodes:
- a CDS encoding molybdenum cofactor guanylyltransferase has protein sequence MSDRGWTGVVLAGGKSSRMGHDKAMIEHEGVTLLQLGIERLRPLAREVIVIGDPEKYAEHWSHVIPDDSPGDGPLRGIATALKHARYVKVLVTACDMPSINDRLLIQLKNALDNGGDAIVPRHAGKVEPMAAAYHKRSLESFENCLSKGSYRLSDALVTVDTHFMDIVPGKFGWPLNLFRNINSPSDL, from the coding sequence ATGAGCGATCGAGGTTGGACAGGCGTTGTTCTTGCCGGTGGTAAAAGCAGCCGAATGGGCCATGACAAAGCGATGATCGAGCATGAAGGTGTAACGTTGTTGCAACTTGGTATCGAGCGGTTACGGCCGTTGGCCCGAGAAGTGATCGTGATCGGTGATCCAGAAAAATACGCAGAACATTGGTCGCATGTAATACCGGATGATTCCCCCGGTGATGGGCCGCTAAGAGGTATTGCGACGGCATTGAAGCATGCACGGTATGTGAAAGTATTGGTCACTGCCTGTGATATGCCGTCCATCAATGATCGCCTACTCATCCAGTTGAAGAATGCGTTGGATAACGGTGGTGATGCCATTGTTCCACGACATGCTGGAAAAGTAGAACCGATGGCGGCGGCTTATCACAAGCGAAGTCTGGAATCGTTCGAGAATTGCTTGAGCAAAGGGAGCTACCGGTTGAGCGATGCACTGGTTACGGTGGATACGCATTTCATGGATATCGTACCTGGAAAATTCGGCTGGCCCTTGAATTTATTTCGCAACATCAACTCTCCGAGCGATCTTTGA